The Urbifossiella limnaea genome has a window encoding:
- a CDS encoding GDSL-type esterase/lipase family protein — protein sequence MVRLLPAALLVAAAALPAPAGADDKAPASPGEFFFRPGDRVVFLGDSITEQYQYSTYVELYLTTRFPNGKMSFLNAGIGGDTAGGGAGRFQSHVLDEKPTAVTINFGMNDGGYGKFDANRAKQFAERTEAMLKMAKDAGVRVALLSPNAVDKRNKSNGAEYVVTQKQFYAPLAGLAGKYGFAFVDQYAITKAATDRMEEVDPKAKSAVPYYDGFHTSPPGGLLMAHAILTGLKAPAAASEVELTAAGGIAAKGAMVTELKAGKDGVTFTRLDDALPLPVQKDWLPMLPYTNELRDLNRYGLTVKGLAEGNYAVKIDGKEVAKYTAKQLADGVNLGTVTTGPVWEQGNAVLKAINDKNRIVHGRFRGILLNGDPYWSTPAGQKRRAAELATRRAEADAAQAEVYKLAAPQARRWEVRPAQ from the coding sequence GTGGTCCGCCTCCTCCCCGCCGCGCTGCTCGTCGCCGCCGCGGCGCTGCCCGCGCCGGCCGGCGCCGACGACAAAGCTCCCGCCTCGCCCGGCGAGTTCTTCTTCCGCCCCGGCGACCGCGTCGTCTTCCTCGGCGACAGCATCACCGAGCAGTACCAGTACAGCACCTACGTCGAGCTGTACCTCACCACGCGGTTCCCGAACGGGAAGATGAGCTTCCTCAACGCCGGCATCGGCGGCGACACCGCCGGCGGCGGCGCCGGCCGGTTCCAGAGCCACGTCCTCGACGAGAAGCCGACGGCCGTCACCATCAACTTCGGGATGAACGACGGCGGCTACGGCAAGTTCGACGCCAACCGCGCCAAGCAGTTCGCGGAGCGGACCGAGGCGATGCTGAAGATGGCGAAGGACGCCGGCGTCCGCGTGGCGCTGCTGTCGCCGAACGCCGTGGACAAGCGGAACAAGAGCAACGGCGCCGAGTACGTGGTGACGCAGAAGCAGTTCTACGCCCCGCTCGCCGGCCTCGCCGGGAAGTACGGGTTCGCGTTCGTGGACCAGTACGCGATCACCAAGGCCGCGACCGACCGCATGGAGGAAGTGGATCCGAAGGCGAAGTCGGCGGTGCCGTACTACGACGGGTTTCACACGTCGCCCCCGGGCGGACTGCTGATGGCCCACGCCATCCTCACCGGTCTGAAGGCGCCGGCGGCGGCGAGCGAGGTGGAATTGACCGCGGCCGGCGGCATCGCGGCGAAGGGGGCGATGGTGACGGAGCTGAAGGCCGGCAAGGACGGGGTGACGTTCACCCGGCTCGACGACGCGCTGCCGCTGCCCGTGCAGAAGGACTGGCTGCCGATGCTGCCGTACACGAACGAGCTGCGCGACCTGAACCGCTACGGGCTGACGGTGAAGGGGTTGGCCGAGGGCAACTACGCCGTGAAGATCGACGGCAAGGAGGTGGCGAAGTACACGGCGAAGCAACTGGCCGACGGGGTGAACCTGGGCACCGTCACGACCGGCCCGGTGTGGGAGCAGGGGAACGCGGTGCTGAAGGCGATCAACGATAAGAACAGGATCGTTCACGGCCGGTTCCGCGGCATCCTGCTGAACGGCGACCCGTACTGGAGCACGCCGGCGGGCCAGAAGCGGCGCGCGGCCGAGCTTGCGACGCGCCGCGCCGAGGCCGACGCGGCGCAGGCGGAGGTGTACAAGCTGGCCGCGCCGCAGGCTCGCCGGTGGGAGGTGCGCCCGGCGCAGTGA